A region from the Variovorax sp. RKNM96 genome encodes:
- a CDS encoding AraC family transcriptional regulator yields MHTTSTLSLRDYGSSRGSHAHDHFQVLVGLDGVLEIEVEGRGAGIGAGEAQVVAPGDRHDFEARGHHGSVCLVLDTTHAPWARCAERAPADVPQLHALARYLAHCMKQPQHAALALQHGPALLLEAWSPAPSSSMTDTRRRRIDWRALAAWARARWHAPLTVSDLAEVACLSASQFAQRCREEQGVSAMHWLRALRLAHARELRLDGLSVAETARRTGYRSPSALTAALRRRNA; encoded by the coding sequence ATGCACACCACGTCCACCCTTTCCCTGCGCGACTACGGCAGCTCGCGCGGCAGCCATGCGCACGACCACTTCCAGGTGCTGGTCGGCCTGGATGGCGTGCTGGAGATCGAGGTCGAAGGCCGTGGTGCGGGCATCGGTGCGGGTGAAGCGCAGGTGGTCGCGCCGGGCGATCGCCACGACTTCGAGGCGCGCGGCCACCACGGCAGCGTATGCCTCGTGCTCGACACCACGCATGCGCCGTGGGCCCGCTGCGCCGAGCGCGCACCGGCCGACGTGCCGCAACTGCACGCGCTGGCACGCTATCTCGCGCATTGCATGAAGCAGCCGCAGCACGCCGCGCTCGCGCTGCAGCACGGCCCCGCGCTGTTGCTGGAAGCCTGGAGCCCCGCGCCTTCATCGTCGATGACAGACACGCGCCGTCGCCGTATCGACTGGCGGGCGCTCGCCGCATGGGCCCGTGCGCGCTGGCACGCGCCGTTGACCGTTTCCGATCTGGCCGAGGTCGCCTGCCTGAGCGCAAGCCAGTTCGCGCAGCGCTGCCGCGAGGAGCAAGGTGTGAGCGCAATGCACTGGCTCCGCGCGCTGCGGCTGGCGCATGCGCGCGAGCTGCGACTGGATGGTCTGAGCGTGGCGGAAACGGCGCGCCGCACGGGCTACCGCTCGCCGTCGGCGCTCACAGCCGCGCTGCGGCGCCGCAACGCCTGA
- a CDS encoding HAMP domain-containing sensor histidine kinase: MACRRAEMRKQWHAQWHEKVQGKRRWRRSLRIRLVMMFVLLALVMAGVFMGGMKKAFSTGWAEAAKPMLVDYADRLVAEIGTPPDVTRAQALVARLPITIRIVGPTVNWDSNPGGSHSPGGWMHDREDVFGGDKWFIRPTADGHRVIFGWAPKLWQLAPRATGWATLGLLLSCVLLGYAYVSRLLRPLIDIREGAQRFGRGEFTEPIPVRRNDDLGDLAQRINTMADDIQAMLDAKRGLLLALSHELRSPLTRARLNAELLPATPEGQAEREALLRDLNEMRDLISDLLESERLASPHAALQREPVDLAVLVRQIVAEMPGAEKVHLDLAEGLPPHSIDRMRVRLLVRNLLDNAMRYSTEAPRPPCVSLRAVVDGQVQGIELEVRDYGPGVDEAQLGRLTEPFYRTDGARARATGGVGLGMYLCRLVAEAHGGSLTVRNANPGLQIVVRI; encoded by the coding sequence ATGGCCTGCCGCCGTGCCGAAATGCGCAAGCAATGGCACGCCCAGTGGCACGAGAAGGTGCAGGGCAAGCGCCGCTGGCGCCGGTCGCTGCGCATCCGTCTCGTGATGATGTTCGTGCTGCTCGCGCTGGTGATGGCCGGCGTCTTCATGGGCGGCATGAAGAAGGCGTTTTCCACCGGCTGGGCCGAGGCCGCCAAGCCGATGCTGGTGGACTACGCCGACCGGCTCGTCGCCGAGATCGGCACGCCGCCCGACGTGACGCGCGCGCAGGCGCTGGTGGCCCGGCTGCCGATCACGATCCGCATCGTCGGCCCCACGGTCAACTGGGATTCCAACCCGGGCGGGTCGCACAGCCCCGGCGGCTGGATGCACGACCGCGAGGATGTGTTCGGCGGCGACAAGTGGTTCATCCGTCCGACGGCCGACGGTCACCGCGTCATCTTCGGCTGGGCGCCCAAGCTCTGGCAGCTCGCGCCGCGCGCGACCGGCTGGGCCACGCTGGGCCTGCTGCTGTCGTGCGTGCTGCTGGGCTATGCCTATGTGAGCCGGCTGCTGCGGCCGCTGATCGACATCCGCGAAGGCGCGCAGCGCTTCGGCCGGGGCGAGTTCACCGAGCCGATTCCGGTGCGCCGCAACGACGACCTGGGCGACCTCGCGCAGCGCATCAACACCATGGCCGACGACATCCAGGCGATGCTCGATGCCAAGCGTGGCTTGCTGCTGGCATTGAGTCATGAGCTGCGCTCGCCGCTCACGCGCGCCCGGCTCAACGCCGAGCTGCTGCCCGCCACGCCCGAGGGCCAGGCCGAGCGCGAGGCGCTGCTGCGCGATCTGAACGAAATGCGCGACCTGATCAGCGACCTGCTCGAGAGCGAACGCCTGGCGAGCCCGCATGCGGCGCTGCAGCGCGAGCCGGTCGACCTGGCGGTGCTGGTACGCCAGATCGTGGCCGAGATGCCCGGCGCAGAGAAGGTGCACCTCGACCTGGCCGAAGGCCTGCCGCCGCATTCGATCGACCGCATGCGCGTCCGCCTCCTGGTGCGCAACCTGCTGGACAACGCCATGCGCTACAGCACCGAGGCGCCCCGGCCGCCGTGCGTGTCGCTGCGCGCGGTGGTGGACGGCCAGGTGCAGGGTATCGAGCTCGAGGTGCGCGACTACGGTCCGGGTGTCGACGAAGCCCAGCTCGGGCGGCTGACCGAGCCCTTCTATCGCACCGACGGCGCACGGGCGCGGGCCACCGGCGGCGTCGGGCTGGGCATGTACCTGTGCCGGCTGGTCGCCGAGGCGCACGGGGGCTCGCTGACCGTGCGCAACGCGAATCCCGGCCTGCAGATCGTCGTGCGGATCTGA
- a CDS encoding fimbrial protein: MQKSVLIKFASLAVAGVLSQGAFAADGTINFTGEIVDAPCSISPNSQNLTVPLGKVSRTAFDGGTAGTASIGKKATPAKFTIDLLGCGASATGATVSFSGVGDTDATLLRLANAGQVGVGAASGVAIELGDSTGAKIALNTGSSGEYILGLGDNSLKFQAAYIATKTAVTVGPANAVAQFTVAYK, from the coding sequence ATGCAAAAGTCTGTACTCATCAAGTTCGCATCGCTGGCCGTGGCCGGCGTGCTGTCTCAAGGCGCTTTCGCGGCTGACGGCACGATCAATTTCACCGGTGAAATCGTCGACGCACCTTGCTCGATCTCGCCCAACAGCCAGAACCTGACCGTGCCGCTCGGCAAGGTCTCGCGCACCGCGTTCGACGGTGGAACCGCTGGCACCGCTTCGATCGGCAAGAAGGCCACGCCAGCCAAGTTCACCATCGACCTGCTGGGCTGCGGCGCATCGGCGACGGGTGCCACCGTCAGCTTCTCGGGCGTTGGCGACACCGACGCCACTCTCCTGCGTCTGGCCAACGCCGGTCAGGTCGGCGTGGGCGCGGCCTCGGGTGTTGCTATCGAACTCGGTGATTCCACCGGCGCCAAGATCGCCTTGAACACGGGCAGTTCGGGTGAATACATCCTGGGTCTGGGCGACAACTCGCTGAAGTTCCAGGCAGCCTACATTGCAACCAAAACGGCCGTGACGGTTGGCCCGGCCAACGCGGTCGCGCAGTTCACGGTTGCCTACAAGTAA
- a CDS encoding DUF4260 domain-containing protein, with translation MAESVSAHGLMTQRASAAVAWATRAAPAADTPNAAAGGVRTLLRLEGAVVLAAALAAYTQFGLGWGVFALWLLMPDLSLLGYLAGPRAGAALYNAAHSYIGPVALLVLGVLAAMPWAVAGALIWLTHIGLDRALGYGLKYASGFGLTHLGRVGRADPW, from the coding sequence GTGGCTGAGTCTGTCTCCGCGCACGGACTCATGACGCAGCGTGCTTCGGCGGCTGTGGCATGGGCGACACGGGCCGCGCCCGCGGCTGACACGCCCAACGCAGCGGCGGGCGGCGTTCGCACGCTGCTGCGCCTCGAAGGCGCCGTCGTGCTGGCCGCGGCGCTGGCGGCTTACACGCAGTTCGGCCTCGGCTGGGGCGTGTTCGCGCTGTGGCTGCTCATGCCCGACCTGTCGCTGCTCGGCTACCTCGCGGGCCCTCGCGCGGGCGCGGCGCTCTACAACGCGGCGCATTCGTACATCGGTCCTGTCGCGCTGCTGGTGCTCGGCGTGCTCGCGGCGATGCCGTGGGCCGTGGCCGGCGCGCTGATCTGGCTGACCCACATCGGCCTGGACCGCGCGCTCGGCTACGGGCTCAAGTACGCCTCGGGCTTCGGCCTCACGCACCTGGGCCGCGTCGGCCGCGCCGATCCATGGTGA
- a CDS encoding response regulator transcription factor gives MPRILLIDDDEHLAAPLTTYFARFGCTLESAVRPSEGLAKLRAGQYDAAILDVMLPEMDGFALCREIRKESDIPIVMLTARGEVMDRVVGLELGADDYVPKPFEPRELVARVQTILRRQRSTPAMANGNGGNNGTQLRVFDGLSIDLDRRQVLRQGERVELTGTEFELLALLAAEPGKVFSRDDILNRLRGHEAELYTRAVDIVVSRLRKKLEPLDCIKTLRNAGYALAVARSEPA, from the coding sequence ATGCCGCGCATCCTGCTGATCGACGACGACGAACACCTCGCCGCGCCGCTGACCACCTACTTCGCCCGCTTCGGCTGCACGCTCGAGAGCGCCGTGCGCCCGAGCGAAGGCCTCGCCAAGCTGCGCGCCGGACAGTACGACGCGGCCATCCTCGACGTGATGCTGCCCGAGATGGACGGCTTCGCGCTGTGCCGCGAGATCCGCAAGGAGAGCGACATCCCCATCGTCATGCTCACCGCCCGCGGCGAGGTGATGGACCGCGTGGTCGGCCTGGAGCTGGGCGCCGACGACTACGTGCCCAAGCCCTTCGAACCGCGCGAACTGGTGGCGCGGGTGCAGACCATCCTGCGGCGCCAGCGCAGCACGCCGGCCATGGCGAACGGCAATGGCGGCAACAACGGCACGCAGCTGCGCGTGTTCGACGGCCTCTCGATCGATCTCGACCGGCGCCAGGTGCTGCGCCAGGGCGAGCGCGTCGAGCTCACCGGCACCGAGTTCGAATTGCTTGCGCTGCTGGCGGCCGAGCCCGGCAAGGTCTTCAGCCGCGACGACATCTTGAACCGCCTGCGCGGCCATGAGGCCGAGCTCTACACCCGCGCGGTCGACATCGTGGTGAGCCGCCTGCGCAAGAAGCTGGAGCCGCTGGACTGCATCAAGACGCTGCGCAATGCCGGCTATGCGCTGGCCGTCGCACGCAGCGAGCCTGCATGA
- a CDS encoding molecular chaperone: MCSNHRFRWVFAILLMLGLQGLAGAGVMLGGTRVILGERDREASIPVKNTGTSPYVVQSWIDAGEGKNKTPLLVTPPLSRLDPGMENILRIMRVQGDLPADRESVFWLNVKEIPEKSKEENVLQIAVRSRIKLFYRPSKLAGKSEESRGQLKWAVSAGAEGQGAVLKVGNPTPYHVTFTALNINSGQQLINADMVPPFGEMSYPLTTVKAPQAVQVNYTTLNDYGGETPEERVQVPAGAEPVAVKAELVPPPVPSADGAKR; encoded by the coding sequence ATGTGCAGCAACCATCGCTTCCGCTGGGTTTTCGCCATCCTGCTGATGCTGGGCCTCCAGGGGCTGGCCGGCGCGGGCGTGATGCTCGGCGGCACCCGCGTGATCCTCGGCGAGAGGGACCGCGAAGCCTCCATTCCGGTGAAGAACACCGGCACCTCGCCCTACGTGGTCCAGTCGTGGATCGACGCCGGCGAAGGCAAGAACAAGACCCCCCTGCTCGTCACGCCGCCGTTGTCGCGGCTCGACCCGGGCATGGAAAACATCCTGCGCATCATGCGTGTGCAGGGCGATCTGCCGGCCGACCGCGAATCGGTCTTCTGGCTGAACGTCAAGGAGATTCCCGAGAAGTCGAAGGAAGAGAACGTGCTGCAGATCGCGGTGCGCAGCCGCATCAAGCTGTTCTACCGGCCTTCGAAGCTGGCGGGCAAGTCCGAGGAATCGCGCGGCCAGCTCAAGTGGGCGGTGAGCGCGGGCGCCGAAGGGCAGGGCGCTGTGCTCAAGGTCGGCAACCCCACGCCTTATCACGTGACCTTCACCGCGCTGAACATCAACAGCGGCCAGCAGCTGATCAACGCCGACATGGTGCCGCCGTTCGGGGAGATGAGCTATCCGCTGACCACGGTGAAAGCGCCGCAGGCCGTCCAGGTCAACTACACCACGCTCAACGACTACGGCGGCGAGACGCCTGAAGAGCGCGTGCAGGTGCCGGCTGGCGCGGAGCCCGTGGCCGTGAAGGCCGAGCTGGTCCCGCCGCCCGTGCCTTCCGCCGACGGCGCCAAGCGCTGA
- a CDS encoding fimbria/pilus outer membrane usher protein, whose product MRRSPALCAPFRLTLCAALLGTLGAPGHAQEKPQQLAGSSFNEEFLGIGGDQPHADLSLFSFGNRVLAGKYMVDVSLNERGAGQTEIRFAAKEGKSDAEPCLTRGMLDAWGVNVAVFPELASAADEACIELTKVIPDAAVTYDAGKQRLFVSIPQAALKRSARGAVGPEKWDQGITAGMLDYQLNFARYSGSNYRNDTNPFAPPQNVFDGNPFAERDRTLQRNTLFAGLRAGFNYGDWRFRHFSTYNRGIDGKSRWQGINTYMQRDIASINGRLLIGDGNTPGNFFDSLPFRGVQLSSDDAMLPDSQQGYAPTIRGVAQTNARVTVRQNGYVIYSTFVAPGPFVIDDLYPTSSSGDLEVTIAEADGRQTKYTQAFSAVPTLLREGTWRYSATVGKYRNGFDGSSVLGIRSSLSQPVFMQATLARGLGNEFSIYGGLLMANMYQSLLAGVGKNLRDFGAVSVDLSSARTTDRTPINGVKTYDGQSVRFLYSKAFLTSGTNFRVAGYRYSTSGYRTFQEAVQMQDLRPFESFNSRRNEVRFEVSQQVGDLGTVFASARQQSYWGTSAKDRLVQLGYSGNYKQFGYSVFYNYTTSLNRPAVRQVMFTLSIPLGDTRASAQYAVTRDSTGRVNQQASVYGSAFDDSRLTYNVTAGAANQGGGSSGSASASYLSQVGRFDVGHSQGRGYGQSTFGVSGGVLIHGGGVTMSQPLGETIALVQAPKASGVGFESQPGVATDWAGNAIIPNLTPYRLNRLAIRTGDLGDTVEVKNAATEVVPTRGAVVVAKFETSVGFRLLMVLTDRKGRMLPLGSKIENEAGQEVGIVGPDGQAFVTGAGSSGQLTVRWGQDKADQCVVPYSLPDEKNPPPIRELNGQCAAAAPVDVQPKGAE is encoded by the coding sequence ATGCGCCGTTCACCTGCTCTTTGCGCACCGTTCCGGCTGACCCTGTGCGCCGCCCTGCTGGGCACGCTCGGCGCGCCCGGCCATGCGCAGGAGAAGCCGCAGCAGCTGGCCGGCTCCAGCTTCAACGAGGAATTCCTCGGCATCGGCGGCGACCAGCCGCACGCGGACCTCTCGCTCTTCTCCTTCGGCAACCGCGTGCTCGCGGGCAAGTACATGGTCGACGTGTCGCTCAACGAGCGCGGCGCGGGACAGACCGAGATCCGCTTCGCCGCCAAGGAAGGAAAGAGCGATGCCGAGCCCTGTCTCACGCGCGGCATGCTCGACGCGTGGGGTGTCAACGTGGCGGTGTTCCCCGAACTCGCGAGCGCCGCGGACGAGGCCTGCATCGAGCTGACCAAGGTCATTCCCGATGCGGCCGTGACCTACGACGCCGGCAAGCAGCGCCTGTTCGTGAGCATTCCGCAGGCGGCGCTCAAGCGCTCGGCGCGCGGCGCGGTCGGGCCCGAGAAGTGGGACCAGGGCATCACCGCCGGCATGCTGGACTACCAGCTCAATTTCGCGCGCTACAGCGGCAGCAACTACCGCAACGACACCAACCCCTTCGCGCCGCCGCAGAACGTGTTCGACGGCAACCCCTTCGCCGAGCGCGACAGGACCTTGCAGCGCAACACCCTGTTCGCGGGCCTGCGTGCCGGCTTCAACTACGGCGACTGGCGTTTTCGCCATTTCTCGACCTACAACCGGGGCATCGACGGCAAGAGCCGCTGGCAGGGCATCAACACCTACATGCAGCGCGACATCGCCTCAATCAACGGACGCCTCCTGATCGGCGACGGCAACACGCCGGGCAACTTCTTCGACAGCCTGCCGTTCCGCGGCGTGCAGCTGTCCTCCGACGACGCGATGCTGCCCGACAGCCAGCAGGGCTACGCACCCACCATCCGCGGCGTGGCGCAGACCAACGCACGCGTCACCGTGCGCCAGAACGGCTACGTCATCTACAGCACCTTCGTGGCGCCGGGGCCGTTCGTGATCGACGACCTGTATCCCACCTCATCGAGCGGCGACCTGGAAGTGACCATCGCCGAAGCCGACGGCCGCCAAACGAAATACACGCAGGCCTTCTCGGCCGTGCCCACGCTGCTGCGCGAAGGCACCTGGCGCTATTCGGCCACTGTCGGCAAGTACCGCAACGGTTTCGACGGCAGCAGCGTGCTGGGCATTCGGTCGTCGCTCTCGCAGCCGGTCTTCATGCAGGCGACGCTGGCGCGCGGGCTGGGCAACGAGTTCTCGATCTACGGCGGCCTCCTGATGGCGAACATGTACCAGTCGCTGCTCGCGGGCGTGGGCAAGAACCTGCGCGATTTCGGCGCGGTGTCGGTCGACCTGTCGAGCGCACGCACCACCGACCGCACGCCGATCAATGGCGTGAAGACCTACGACGGCCAGTCGGTGCGCTTCCTTTATTCGAAGGCTTTCCTCACCTCGGGCACCAACTTCCGCGTGGCGGGCTACCGCTACTCGACCAGCGGCTATCGCACCTTCCAGGAGGCGGTGCAGATGCAGGACCTGCGGCCCTTCGAGTCCTTCAACAGCCGTCGCAACGAAGTGCGCTTCGAGGTCTCGCAGCAGGTCGGCGACCTGGGCACGGTGTTCGCGTCGGCGCGCCAGCAGAGCTACTGGGGCACCAGTGCGAAGGACCGGCTGGTGCAGCTGGGCTATTCGGGCAACTACAAGCAGTTCGGCTACAGCGTCTTCTACAACTACACCACCAGCCTGAACCGGCCGGCCGTGCGACAGGTGATGTTCACGCTGAGCATTCCGCTCGGCGATACCCGCGCCAGCGCGCAGTACGCCGTCACCCGCGACAGCACCGGCCGCGTCAACCAGCAGGCCAGCGTCTACGGCTCGGCCTTCGACGACAGCCGCCTGACCTACAACGTGACCGCCGGCGCCGCGAACCAGGGCGGCGGCAGCAGCGGCAGTGCAAGTGCGAGCTACCTGTCGCAGGTCGGTCGCTTCGACGTCGGCCATTCGCAGGGCCGCGGTTATGGCCAGAGCACCTTCGGTGTGTCCGGCGGTGTGTTGATCCATGGCGGCGGCGTCACGATGTCGCAGCCGCTGGGCGAGACCATCGCGCTGGTGCAGGCGCCCAAGGCCTCCGGCGTGGGCTTCGAGTCGCAGCCTGGCGTGGCGACCGACTGGGCCGGCAACGCGATCATTCCCAACCTCACGCCTTATCGCCTGAACCGCCTGGCCATCCGCACCGGCGACCTCGGCGACACGGTGGAAGTGAAGAACGCCGCCACCGAGGTGGTGCCCACGCGCGGCGCCGTGGTGGTCGCGAAGTTCGAGACCTCGGTGGGCTTCCGCCTGCTGATGGTGCTCACCGACCGCAAGGGCCGCATGCTGCCGCTCGGCTCGAAGATCGAGAACGAGGCGGGCCAGGAGGTCGGCATCGTCGGCCCCGACGGCCAGGCCTTCGTGACCGGCGCGGGCAGCAGCGGCCAGTTGACCGTGCGCTGGGGCCAGGACAAGGCCGACCAATGCGTCGTGCCCTACAGCCTGCCCGATGAAAAGAACCCGCCGCCGATCCGCGAGCTGAACGGCCAATGCGCCGCTGCTGCGCCGGTCGATGTGCAACCGAAGGGAGCGGAATGA
- a CDS encoding Spy/CpxP family protein refolding chaperone: MKHWIKRTLFGFAGAAMVAGSIAGCAGQRHGWGGDSAEFRSKMVERVGSKLELDTAQKQKLTVLAEKLQAQREALRGAGGSGDPRSQFKALFAGNKLDQAGATRLIDEKTTAVRNGSPEIIAAAADFFDSLNAAQQQKVRDFMDRGGRRWSHRG, translated from the coding sequence ATGAAACACTGGATCAAGCGCACTCTCTTCGGTTTCGCCGGCGCGGCGATGGTGGCTGGCAGCATCGCCGGCTGTGCAGGTCAACGTCACGGCTGGGGCGGCGACAGCGCCGAGTTCCGCAGCAAGATGGTCGAGCGCGTGGGCAGCAAGCTCGAACTCGACACCGCGCAAAAGCAGAAGCTCACCGTGCTGGCCGAGAAGCTGCAGGCGCAGCGCGAAGCCTTGCGTGGCGCGGGCGGCTCGGGCGATCCGCGCTCGCAGTTCAAGGCGCTGTTCGCGGGCAACAAGCTCGACCAGGCCGGTGCCACGCGGCTCATCGACGAGAAGACCACCGCGGTACGCAATGGCAGCCCTGAAATCATCGCCGCCGCCGCCGACTTCTTCGACAGCCTGAACGCCGCCCAACAGCAAAAGGTCCGCGACTTCATGGACCGTGGCGGACGTCGCTGGAGCCACCGTGGCTGA
- a CDS encoding fimbrial protein, with protein sequence MNRSHPFRRSVRFAVPALVMLLGAQGAWAACTVTPGYVEKTVNMAMGRVLIPNDAAVGTMFKSQLFPLPSSVINKPWTCVGGGNVKGVMLQGTAVPGYDHVFTTAVPGVGIRLSRYFSDTEVSYYPHDRSTTSDFGDFNAASRFQVELFKIATVTGNGPLAQGTYTQYYSVADSKSVLTTNLLGEGITIITPSCSVDLGSRNILVEFGKVPQSNFKGRGTTTGDRKFNIKLNCKAGQNAQNTVYLRMDATQDPSNEQGVLKITQAGSTTATGVGIQVVNDKTVPVKFGEEALVGPSMDGSYVLPYTARYFQTGDKVTPGRANGTATFTLDYK encoded by the coding sequence ATGAACCGCAGCCATCCATTCCGCCGTTCCGTGCGCTTCGCCGTACCGGCCCTCGTGATGTTGCTCGGCGCACAGGGCGCGTGGGCCGCGTGCACCGTCACGCCGGGCTATGTCGAGAAGACCGTCAACATGGCGATGGGCCGCGTCCTCATTCCGAACGATGCCGCGGTGGGCACGATGTTCAAGTCGCAGCTCTTCCCGCTGCCTTCGTCCGTCATCAACAAACCGTGGACCTGCGTGGGCGGGGGCAATGTGAAGGGCGTGATGCTGCAGGGCACCGCGGTGCCGGGCTATGACCACGTGTTCACCACCGCGGTGCCCGGCGTGGGCATCCGCCTGTCGCGCTACTTCAGCGACACCGAGGTCAGCTACTACCCGCACGACCGCTCGACCACCAGCGATTTCGGCGACTTCAATGCAGCGTCGCGTTTTCAGGTCGAGCTGTTCAAGATCGCGACCGTGACGGGCAACGGCCCGCTCGCGCAGGGCACCTACACCCAGTACTACAGCGTGGCGGACAGCAAGTCGGTGCTCACGACAAATCTGCTGGGCGAGGGCATCACCATCATCACGCCCTCTTGCTCGGTGGACTTAGGCTCGCGCAACATCCTTGTGGAATTCGGCAAGGTGCCGCAGAGCAACTTCAAGGGCAGGGGCACCACCACGGGCGACCGCAAGTTCAACATCAAGCTCAACTGCAAGGCCGGGCAGAACGCGCAGAACACGGTCTACCTGCGCATGGACGCGACGCAGGACCCGTCGAACGAACAGGGCGTGCTGAAGATCACGCAAGCCGGTTCGACCACCGCCACCGGCGTGGGCATCCAGGTGGTGAACGACAAGACCGTACCGGTGAAATTCGGTGAAGAGGCATTGGTGGGACCGTCGATGGACGGCTCCTATGTGCTGCCCTACACCGCGCGCTATTTCCAGACCGGCGACAAGGTGACGCCGGGCCGTGCCAACGGCACGGCGACCTTCACGCTCGACTACAAGTAA
- a CDS encoding DMT family transporter — translation MSSTVYALLAIALWTSLASLGTLLSHLPPFLLTGLALIIGSVPSWPLVLRDRRAWKVPPRTLALGIYGLFGYHFLLFIALRHAPPVEANLVNYLWPLLMVVLAPVLLPGVSLRPLHVVAALLGFAGAAMAILGARGGAAPASGAAAGYWGFLPALGSAFIWASYSLWTKRVAAFPTSAIGLFGLVSGALSLICHALLEPSVALSARDWLLVALCGLGPLGAAFFVWDMALKRGDARQIGILSYITPLASTSLLLAVTGRPLTWSIALAAALIIAAAVMGTRAR, via the coding sequence ATGTCTTCCACCGTCTACGCCCTGCTCGCCATCGCGCTCTGGACCTCCCTGGCCTCGCTGGGCACGCTCCTGTCGCACCTGCCGCCGTTTTTGCTCACCGGGCTCGCACTCATCATCGGCAGCGTGCCAAGCTGGCCGCTGGTGCTGCGCGACCGCCGCGCCTGGAAGGTGCCGCCGCGCACGCTGGCCCTGGGCATCTACGGCCTGTTCGGCTACCACTTCCTGCTGTTCATCGCGCTGCGGCATGCGCCGCCGGTCGAAGCCAATCTCGTCAACTACCTGTGGCCGCTGCTCATGGTGGTGCTGGCGCCGGTGCTGCTGCCGGGCGTGTCGCTGCGGCCGCTGCATGTGGTCGCGGCGCTGCTCGGGTTCGCGGGGGCGGCGATGGCGATCCTCGGTGCGCGCGGCGGCGCGGCCCCGGCTTCGGGCGCGGCCGCGGGGTACTGGGGCTTCCTCCCTGCGCTGGGCTCGGCCTTCATCTGGGCGAGCTACTCGCTGTGGACGAAGCGGGTGGCGGCGTTTCCGACCTCGGCGATCGGACTGTTCGGGCTGGTCTCGGGCGCGCTGTCGCTGATCTGTCACGCGCTGCTGGAGCCCTCGGTGGCGCTGTCGGCCCGCGACTGGCTGCTGGTCGCGCTCTGCGGCCTCGGCCCGCTCGGTGCGGCCTTCTTCGTCTGGGACATGGCGCTCAAGCGCGGCGACGCGCGGCAGATCGGCATCCTGAGCTACATCACGCCGCTGGCGTCCACGTCGCTGTTGCTGGCCGTGACCGGCCGCCCGCTCACCTGGAGCATCGCGCTTGCCGCGGCGCTGATCATCGCGGCCGCGGTGATGGGCACGCGCGCCCGTTGA
- a CDS encoding NADP-dependent oxidoreductase, producing the protein MSSSLTNHQVRLAKRPEGTVTRENWKFTTEPVGEPAEGGVLVKTLSLSLDPAMRGWLNDAKSYIAPVAIDEVMRAGGVGRVIASKNPQFTVGDTVYGTLGVQEYILIPEDQVKRNGLVKIDLRVGTITQWLNVLGMPGMTGYFGLMDVGQPKAGETVVISGAAGAVGQTVGQLAKIKGCRVVGIAGGAAKCDWVVKELGFDACIDYKAGASAVREGLKTHCPKGVDIYFDNVGGEILDAVLARLARKARVIICGAISQYNNANSMPGAGPKNYLSLLVNRARMEGIVVFDYADRYPIAIAELAGYLKDGRMKSKEDVVSGIDTFPEALNKLFSGENFGKLILQIATD; encoded by the coding sequence ATGAGCAGCTCACTCACCAACCACCAGGTCCGCCTCGCCAAACGCCCCGAAGGCACGGTCACCCGCGAGAATTGGAAGTTCACCACCGAGCCCGTCGGCGAGCCGGCCGAGGGCGGGGTGCTGGTCAAGACGCTGTCGCTGTCGCTCGACCCCGCCATGCGCGGCTGGCTCAACGATGCCAAGAGCTACATCGCGCCCGTGGCCATCGACGAGGTGATGCGCGCGGGCGGCGTCGGCCGGGTCATCGCCTCGAAGAACCCGCAGTTCACGGTCGGCGACACGGTCTACGGCACGCTGGGCGTGCAGGAATACATCCTGATCCCCGAAGACCAGGTCAAGCGCAACGGCCTGGTCAAGATCGACCTGCGCGTGGGCACGATCACGCAGTGGCTCAACGTGCTGGGCATGCCCGGCATGACCGGCTACTTCGGCCTGATGGACGTGGGCCAGCCCAAGGCGGGCGAAACGGTCGTCATCTCCGGCGCGGCCGGCGCAGTCGGCCAGACGGTGGGGCAGCTCGCCAAGATCAAGGGCTGTCGCGTGGTCGGCATTGCCGGCGGCGCCGCCAAGTGCGACTGGGTGGTCAAGGAGCTGGGCTTCGACGCCTGCATCGACTACAAGGCCGGCGCCAGTGCGGTGCGCGAAGGGCTCAAGACGCATTGCCCGAAGGGCGTGGACATCTACTTCGACAACGTCGGCGGCGAGATCCTCGACGCGGTGCTGGCGCGGCTCGCGCGCAAGGCCCGCGTGATCATCTGCGGCGCGATCAGCCAATACAACAACGCCAACAGCATGCCGGGCGCCGGCCCGAAGAACTACCTGAGCCTGCTGGTGAACCGCGCGCGGATGGAGGGCATCGTGGTGTTCGACTACGCCGACCGGTATCCCATTGCCATCGCGGAACTTGCCGGATACCTGAAAGATGGCCGCATGAAGAGCAAGGAAGACGTGGTTTCGGGGATCGATACCTTCCCGGAAGCGCTCAACAAACTGTTCAGCGGTGAAAACTTTGGCAAACTGATTCTGCAAATCGCTACGGACTAG